GTTGCTAAATGTTCCTAGGGGCTTAACTATGGATACCGATACGCTCAAAGCGTTTGTCACAGTGGCACAGTTCCGCTCATTTTCTTTGGCGGCAGAACAGCTCCACCTCACTCAACCGGCGGTGAGCAAACGCATTTCGGCGCTGGAAAACCATCTAAATCACACCTTATTCGATCGCCTCGGACGAGAGGTGCGCCTGACCGAAGCCGGGGAACTTCTGTTGCCCCAAGCGAATTTAATCCTCCAGTCTGTGGCGGAAGCTGAACGTCGTATTCGCGAGCTCAGTGGTGAGATCTCCGGAGTGCTGCGCGTCGCGACCAGTCATCACATTGGTCTACACCATCTGCCCCCGGTACTTCGCCAGTTTGCGCTTTGCCACCCAGACGTGAACCTGCAATTCGAATTTCTAGATTCCGAAAAAGCCCACGAAAAAGTACTTAGAGGAGATTGCGAATTGGCGGTTGTAACTCTCGCACCTCTGGCTGCGCCTCAATTGCTGGATCGCGAGATCTGGACAGACCCTTTAGATTTTTTTGTGTCTCCGGATCATGAGCTCGCCCGATGTTCGCACGTGACACTCGAGTTATTAAGCGGCGTCGACGCCCTGCTTCCCGACCTGACAACCTTTACCGGACGCATTGTTAAACAATGTTTTGATGACGCCGGATTACAACTCGCCCTGAACATGACCACCAACTATCTCGAAACCATCAAAGTAATGGTTTCTGTCGGCTTGGGGTGGAGCCTTTTACCCCGATCCATGAAAGATATCACCCTTCATACCTTGCAAGTGCCGGGCATAAATTTGCATCGCAAGCTCGGTGTAGTGATCCACAACAAGCGTTCGCTCAGCAACGCTGCGCAAGCTTTTTACGATCTTTTATGTGACACAGGGGTCGATTCTGCTGCCTAGATCGGGAATGGCAGAGATTGTTTGCTATAACCTGTAGTGACCATAACAAAGTTGTGAAACGCAACGAATCTCAACGAAGAAACGGGTAACACTATGCAAAACGTGCTTAACAACAATTATTTGCGAGCGGCCTGCCTGACTGCAGTACTGCTGCCAGGCGTCGCATCGGCAGATACTGTATTGGGTGTATACGGCGGAATCGGCGTATGGACTACGAGTATCGACGGCTCAATCGGGGTGGACGACATTCCAATCACTACTGAGGAATTGGGAATTAAAGACGAAAATGCCAACTTCTTTTATATTGCCTTGGAGCACCCAATTCCTGTAATTCCCAATATTCGCATTGCTAGGGCCACTGTCAAGAACACCGGCTCTGCTCTGGTTGAACGGGAATTTACCTGGGATAACATCACCTTCCCCGCCAATGCCCAAACTGACACCACAATCGACCTCACGCAAACTGATGTAACACTCTATTACGAAATTTTAGACAACTGGGTGAGCTTCGATGTCGGTCTTAACGCGAAAGTCATTGATGGCTTTGCCAGCGTATTGTCGCAAC
The DNA window shown above is from Alteromonadaceae bacterium 2753L.S.0a.02 and carries:
- a CDS encoding outer membrane protein, with the translated sequence MQNVLNNNYLRAACLTAVLLPGVASADTVLGVYGGIGVWTTSIDGSIGVDDIPITTEELGIKDENANFFYIALEHPIPVIPNIRIARATVKNTGSALVEREFTWDNITFPANAQTDTTIDLTQTDVTLYYEILDNWVSFDVGLNAKVIDGFASVLSQPEGQEAIYEEFELKGAVPMLYGMARFDLPLSGLFIGARANYVGYDNSMLSDFDVQIGYLFESVLDVGAELGYRQFKLKLDEFDDANLDITYDGPYLNLAVHF
- a CDS encoding DNA-binding transcriptional LysR family regulator: MDTDTLKAFVTVAQFRSFSLAAEQLHLTQPAVSKRISALENHLNHTLFDRLGREVRLTEAGELLLPQANLILQSVAEAERRIRELSGEISGVLRVATSHHIGLHHLPPVLRQFALCHPDVNLQFEFLDSEKAHEKVLRGDCELAVVTLAPLAAPQLLDREIWTDPLDFFVSPDHELARCSHVTLELLSGVDALLPDLTTFTGRIVKQCFDDAGLQLALNMTTNYLETIKVMVSVGLGWSLLPRSMKDITLHTLQVPGINLHRKLGVVIHNKRSLSNAAQAFYDLLCDTGVDSAA